Proteins encoded in a region of the Flavobacteriaceae bacterium HL-DH10 genome:
- the pdxH gene encoding pyridoxamine 5'-phosphate oxidase, with protein sequence MNTNLGDYRKSYEKGELLLSEVPENPMELFQKWFYEIDNFFVEDETNAMTISTIGLDGYPKNRVVLLKRYTYEGFIFYTNYTSEKGKAIDVNPNVCLSFFWHGAERQIIIKGKAEKIAKNLSDGYFESRPRGSQLGALVSNQSEIITDRQCLEDKLFSLEKEYEGKEILRPKTWGGYIVKPIEIEFWQGRPNRLHDRIRYQLQKDYNWLINRLSP encoded by the coding sequence ATGAATACAAACTTAGGTGATTATAGAAAATCATACGAAAAAGGTGAATTACTTTTAAGTGAAGTGCCAGAAAATCCTATGGAATTATTTCAAAAATGGTTTTATGAAATTGATAATTTTTTCGTTGAAGATGAAACCAATGCCATGACTATTTCTACTATAGGTTTGGATGGTTACCCCAAGAATAGAGTAGTACTTTTAAAACGTTACACTTATGAAGGTTTTATTTTTTACACCAATTATACCAGTGAAAAAGGCAAAGCAATTGATGTTAATCCAAATGTATGTTTATCTTTTTTTTGGCATGGAGCAGAAAGACAAATTATTATTAAAGGAAAGGCTGAAAAAATTGCAAAAAATTTAAGTGATGGATATTTTGAATCAAGACCACGCGGCAGTCAATTGGGAGCTTTAGTTTCAAACCAAAGTGAAATTATTACTGATAGGCAATGTCTTGAAGACAAGCTCTTCAGCTTAGAAAAAGAATACGAAGGAAAAGAAATTTTAAGACCAAAAACTTGGGGTGGATATATAGTAAAACCTATAGAAATTGAATTTTGGCAAGGACGTCCTAATAGACTACATGATAGAATACGGTATCAACTACAAAAGGACTACAACTGGCTAATAAATCGACTATCTCCGTAA
- a CDS encoding ribonuclease Z, protein MKLSILGCYSATPRALNNTTSQVLEINNHMFLIDCGEGTQVQLRKHKIKFNRIKHIFISHLHGDHFFGLVGLISTFRLLTRETDLHIYGPKGIKEIVVLQMKLADSWTNYKLFFHELTSKDSELIFEDDKVQVYTIPLQHRIYTNGFLFKEKEGERKLDIDAAKAANIDKAYYRKLKQGFDVENEEGELVKNELVTKPGNKPKSYAFCSDTCYKEDIVPIIKNVSVIYHESTFLERHAHLAFKTKHSTSKEAATIAKLSNAGTLLLGHYSTRYDSLNYFKDEAQEVFENVELCEDGKVFEFKN, encoded by the coding sequence ATGAAACTCTCAATATTAGGTTGTTATAGTGCGACACCTAGAGCCTTGAACAATACAACGTCTCAGGTTTTAGAGATTAACAATCATATGTTTTTAATTGATTGTGGAGAAGGAACGCAAGTTCAATTAAGAAAACATAAAATTAAGTTTAATCGTATTAAGCATATATTTATATCACATTTACATGGTGATCATTTTTTCGGACTTGTAGGTTTAATTTCAACATTTAGATTGCTTACACGAGAAACCGATTTACATATTTACGGTCCAAAAGGCATCAAAGAAATTGTTGTATTACAAATGAAATTAGCAGATTCCTGGACCAATTATAAGCTTTTTTTTCATGAGTTAACCTCTAAAGATTCTGAATTAATTTTTGAAGACGATAAAGTTCAAGTTTATACTATTCCTTTACAACATAGAATTTATACCAATGGGTTTTTGTTTAAAGAAAAAGAGGGCGAACGAAAATTAGATATTGATGCTGCTAAAGCTGCTAATATTGATAAAGCCTATTACAGAAAATTAAAACAAGGCTTTGATGTTGAAAATGAAGAAGGCGAATTAGTAAAAAATGAACTTGTAACAAAACCAGGTAATAAACCTAAAAGTTATGCCTTTTGTAGTGATACTTGTTATAAAGAAGATATTGTTCCAATAATAAAAAATGTGAGTGTTATTTATCATGAGTCTACTTTTTTAGAAAGACATGCTCACTTAGCATTTAAAACAAAACATTCTACATCAAAAGAAGCAGCTACTATAGCTAAATTATCAAATGCAGGCACATTGTTGCTTGGTCATTATTCTACCCGCTACGATAGCTTAAATTATTTTAAAGATGAAGCCCAGGAGGTTTTTGAAAATGTAGAATTATGTGAAGACGGAAAAGTTTTCGAATTTAAGAATTAA
- a CDS encoding DUF3291 domain-containing protein, which translates to MSKLHLAQVNIARRLAPMDDPIMLDFVKNVDKINAIADNADGFIWRLKDEDKDLATSMFRDDTLIINMSVWKNLESLFNYTYNSGHIEVFKRKKEWFSKMKILHMAFWYIPEGYEPTMQDAKNRLDYINNHGDTPHAFTFKNKFSVTDALTYKQIV; encoded by the coding sequence ATGAGTAAACTTCATCTTGCACAAGTAAATATAGCAAGGAGGTTAGCTCCAATGGATGATCCAATCATGTTAGATTTCGTGAAAAATGTCGACAAAATAAATGCTATTGCAGATAATGCAGATGGTTTTATTTGGAGATTGAAGGATGAAGATAAAGATTTAGCTACAAGTATGTTTCGAGATGACACATTGATTATAAATATGTCTGTTTGGAAAAACTTAGAATCACTTTTTAATTACACCTATAACTCTGGTCATATAGAAGTTTTTAAACGAAAAAAGGAATGGTTTAGCAAAATGAAAATACTACATATGGCATTTTGGTATATACCAGAAGGGTATGAGCCTACAATGCAAGATGCTAAAAACCGATTAGATTATATTAATAATCATGGAGATACACCTCATGCCTTTACTTTTAAAAATAAATTTTCAGTAACCGATGCACTAACCTACAAACAAATAGTATGA
- a CDS encoding ribonuclease Z, which yields MIFDKSGNTSIITQEKATVVELVKKLQTLYPKFKNDNIIVTLTSLNKLSSQDIVEFLQISNTHRGENHSFVIVSDKVDLDTIPNEIILVPTLQEAYDIIEMEDIERDLGL from the coding sequence ATGATTTTTGATAAAAGCGGTAATACTTCAATTATCACCCAAGAAAAAGCTACAGTTGTAGAGTTAGTTAAAAAACTACAAACCTTATATCCTAAATTTAAGAATGATAACATTATTGTTACTCTAACTTCTTTAAACAAGTTAAGTTCACAAGATATTGTTGAATTTCTTCAAATATCGAATACACATAGAGGAGAAAATCATTCCTTTGTTATTGTTTCAGATAAGGTAGATTTAGACACTATTCCTAATGAAATTATTCTAGTGCCAACCTTGCAAGAAGCTTATGATATTATTGAAATGGAAGATATAGAGCGGGATTTAGGACTTTAA